A stretch of Ignavibacteriota bacterium DNA encodes these proteins:
- a CDS encoding response regulator, with protein sequence MNEIQTTNTQAPAGGHRILVVDDERVVCDALARHLRAAGFDVTVAYGGTMALEILDTARFDLALLDIRMPKITGFDVLERLMKDPGAKAIMMTAYADIKSAVDLISRGAVDIISKPLDVEEVITTVRRWLGDPLENGGQTTV encoded by the coding sequence ATGAATGAGATACAGACCACGAACACGCAGGCGCCGGCCGGGGGACACCGCATACTCGTGGTGGACGACGAGCGTGTCGTATGTGACGCTCTTGCGAGGCATTTGCGCGCGGCGGGTTTTGACGTCACGGTGGCCTACGGCGGCACGATGGCGCTCGAAATTCTCGACACCGCGCGATTCGACCTCGCCCTGCTCGACATCCGCATGCCCAAAATCACCGGCTTCGACGTACTCGAGCGGCTGATGAAGGATCCCGGCGCGAAGGCCATCATGATGACGGCCTATGCCGACATCAAGAGCGCGGTGGATCTTATTTCACGCGGTGCCGTCGACATCATCAGCAAACCGCTCGACGTGGAAGAGGTGATCACCACCGTGCGCCGCTGGCTCGGGGATCCGCTCGAAAACGGCGGCCAGACCACCGTCTGA
- the lysS gene encoding lysine--tRNA ligase produces the protein MLRRREEYRELLDRGINPYPYSFDVTATAAATVASFVDDAPQGPDISLAGRIMALRRMGKATFAHVQDHTGRIQVYLKRDDVGDDAYEIMKLLDIGDIIGVTGFVFRTRTGEVSIHVKKLELLAKSLRPLPVPKEKTDEQGNRVVYDQFTDKELRYRKRALDLVLNPSVRETFVKRSKLVTALRGYLDTRGYLEVETPVLQPLYGGAAARPFVTHHNALDMTLYLRIADELYLKRLIVGGFDGVYEISKDFRNEGMDRSHNPEFTMLELYVAYKDYAWMMGLVEEMLHTVNQAVNGTPVVSVGGADIDFTPPYRRLPMFEAIREYTGESLAGLDEQGLRAAAARLGVELEDSDGPGRIIDEIFSARVEHHLVQPTFITDYPLELSPLAKRHRAQDGLVERFELYINGQEIANSFSELNDPIDQKERFLEQAGLRARGDEEAMSFDEDFIETLEYGMPPTAGLGIGVDRLTILLTGAESIRDVILFPTMRPER, from the coding sequence ATGCTCCGCCGCCGCGAGGAGTATCGCGAGCTTCTCGATCGCGGCATCAATCCGTACCCGTACTCCTTCGACGTCACCGCCACCGCGGCCGCGACCGTCGCATCCTTCGTCGACGACGCGCCGCAGGGGCCCGACATATCTCTTGCCGGTCGCATCATGGCGCTGCGCCGCATGGGCAAGGCCACATTTGCGCACGTGCAGGACCACACCGGGCGCATCCAGGTGTATCTCAAGCGCGACGACGTGGGGGACGATGCGTACGAGATCATGAAACTGCTTGATATCGGCGATATTATCGGGGTCACAGGTTTTGTTTTTCGCACGCGTACCGGAGAAGTTTCAATCCACGTCAAAAAGCTGGAACTGCTCGCGAAATCGCTGCGTCCGCTGCCCGTTCCCAAGGAAAAGACCGACGAGCAGGGGAATCGTGTGGTGTACGACCAGTTTACGGACAAGGAACTCCGCTATCGCAAGCGGGCCCTGGATCTGGTCCTGAATCCGAGCGTGCGCGAAACCTTCGTGAAACGTTCGAAGCTCGTGACCGCGCTGCGCGGTTACCTCGACACGCGCGGGTATCTCGAGGTCGAGACGCCCGTGCTGCAGCCCCTGTACGGCGGCGCGGCGGCGCGGCCCTTTGTGACGCATCACAACGCGCTCGACATGACGCTGTATCTGCGCATTGCCGACGAGTTGTACCTCAAGCGGCTCATCGTCGGCGGCTTCGACGGCGTGTACGAGATCAGCAAGGATTTCCGGAACGAAGGCATGGACCGCAGCCACAATCCCGAGTTCACCATGCTCGAGCTGTACGTCGCGTACAAGGACTACGCGTGGATGATGGGCCTCGTCGAGGAGATGCTGCACACGGTGAACCAGGCTGTCAACGGCACACCCGTCGTGTCTGTCGGCGGCGCCGATATCGACTTCACTCCGCCGTACCGGCGCCTCCCCATGTTCGAGGCCATTCGCGAATACACGGGCGAGTCGCTCGCCGGACTCGACGAGCAGGGACTTCGCGCGGCCGCCGCGCGCCTCGGCGTGGAACTCGAAGACAGCGACGGACCGGGACGCATCATCGACGAAATCTTTTCGGCCCGCGTCGAACATCACCTCGTGCAGCCAACGTTCATCACCGACTATCCGCTGGAGTTGTCGCCGCTCGCCAAGAGGCATCGCGCGCAGGACGGACTCGTCGAACGCTTCGAACTGTACATCAACGGTCAGGAAATCGCCAACTCCTTCTCGGAATTGAACGATCCGATCGACCAAAAGGAACGATTCCTCGAGCAGGCAGGACTTCGCGCACGCGGTGATGAAGAGGCCATGTCGTTTGATGAGGACTTCATCGAGACTCTGGAATACGGCATGCCGCCTACGGCCGGACTCGGCATCGGTGTCGACCGCCTTACTATTCTACTCACCGGAGCCGAATCGATCCGTGACGTCATCCTCTTCCCGACCATGCGCCCGGAACGCTAA
- a CDS encoding rhodanese-like domain-containing protein yields MIARRILTALLTPFLFLASCSAEGDKTAVSVQTLREKLAKDPTTVVVDVRNADELSGPLGKLDGVQHIPLADLPSRLSELSAHKNREIHIICRSGNRSGKAASFLREKGFQALNVTGGMISWRSSFQNANR; encoded by the coding sequence ATGATCGCCCGCAGAATTTTAACCGCGCTCCTGACCCCGTTCCTCTTCCTCGCCTCCTGCTCCGCGGAGGGCGACAAAACCGCCGTAAGCGTGCAGACGCTGCGCGAGAAGCTCGCAAAAGATCCGACCACCGTGGTGGTGGACGTGCGCAACGCGGACGAATTGTCGGGACCGCTCGGCAAGCTCGACGGTGTACAACACATCCCGCTCGCAGACCTTCCGTCGCGGCTGTCGGAACTATCCGCACATAAAAATCGCGAGATTCACATTATTTGCCGCAGCGGAAATCGCTCGGGCAAGGCGGCAAGCTTCCTCCGTGAAAAGGGATTTCAGGCCCTCAACGTCACGGGCGGAATGATCTCGTGGCGCTCGTCGTTCCAGAACGCCAACCGGTAA
- a CDS encoding iron hydrogenase small subunit, with protein sequence MNVTINGKRCAARQGETLLAVAEREGIKIPTLCALKDLSPTGACRVCVVEAEGQRNLVPACAYPASEGLEVRTNSPRVRRARKTIIELLIANHPQDCLVCERNQTCELQHLAREYDVRMRRYHGKRRRGKIDVASPAIERDVEKCILCGRCVRVCHEVQNVGAIDFANRGFRSVVAPAMERSLNTVACVECGQCVLVCPVGALGEKSSGKPVWEAINSPARTVVAQVAPAVRAALGEEFGLPAGTLVTGKIVAALRRLGVDRVFDTNFSADLTIMEEGHELLERVKNGGTLPLLTSCSPGWVAYIEHFYPDLLPHLSSCKSPHEMQGALLKSAYAERIGLDPSSVFVLSIMPCTAKKFEAQRPELGAQGPDVDAVLTTRELARMIRAAGIDFARLPDEPFDDPMGDATGAAALFGASGGVMEAAVRTVYHVLTGGEMSSLEFSPIRGADSTRRAEVTIGDRTLRLAAVSGLRAVGPILDAIRAGESPYDFIEVMACPGGCVNGGGQPRSADPARVRKRTESMYALDRDTPVRCSHHNQSIQHLYNTFLEAPGSHLAHKLLHTEYIDRSSGTRS encoded by the coding sequence ATCCCCACGCTCTGCGCGTTGAAGGATCTCTCGCCCACAGGCGCATGCCGCGTCTGCGTCGTCGAGGCCGAGGGACAGCGCAATCTCGTGCCCGCCTGCGCCTACCCCGCGTCGGAGGGTCTCGAGGTGCGCACCAATTCGCCGCGTGTGCGCCGCGCAAGGAAGACGATCATCGAGCTGCTCATCGCGAATCATCCGCAGGATTGCCTCGTCTGCGAGCGCAATCAGACCTGCGAACTCCAGCATCTCGCGCGCGAATACGATGTGCGCATGCGACGCTATCACGGCAAACGCCGGCGCGGTAAGATCGACGTGGCCAGTCCCGCCATCGAACGTGATGTCGAGAAGTGTATCCTCTGCGGCCGCTGCGTGCGGGTGTGCCACGAGGTGCAGAACGTCGGCGCGATCGACTTCGCGAACCGCGGTTTCCGCAGCGTGGTTGCGCCCGCGATGGAGCGCAGTCTCAACACGGTGGCCTGTGTTGAATGCGGGCAGTGTGTGCTCGTGTGCCCCGTCGGCGCGCTGGGCGAAAAGAGCAGCGGGAAGCCGGTGTGGGAGGCGATCAACAGTCCCGCGCGCACGGTTGTGGCCCAGGTGGCGCCGGCCGTGAGGGCCGCGCTGGGCGAGGAGTTCGGTCTGCCCGCGGGCACGCTTGTAACAGGGAAAATCGTCGCCGCCCTGCGGCGCCTGGGTGTGGACCGCGTCTTCGACACAAACTTCAGCGCCGATCTCACCATTATGGAAGAGGGACACGAGCTGCTCGAACGTGTGAAGAATGGCGGCACCCTGCCGCTGCTCACGTCGTGCAGCCCGGGCTGGGTCGCCTACATCGAGCACTTCTATCCCGATCTGCTTCCGCATCTGAGCAGTTGCAAATCGCCGCACGAGATGCAGGGCGCGCTTCTCAAAAGCGCGTACGCCGAGCGGATCGGACTCGACCCCTCCTCGGTGTTTGTGCTCTCGATCATGCCCTGCACGGCGAAAAAGTTCGAGGCCCAGCGTCCGGAACTGGGCGCGCAGGGACCCGACGTCGACGCCGTTCTGACCACGCGTGAACTCGCGCGCATGATACGCGCCGCGGGCATCGATTTTGCACGTCTGCCCGACGAACCGTTCGACGATCCCATGGGCGACGCCACCGGCGCCGCGGCGCTGTTCGGCGCCTCGGGCGGTGTGATGGAGGCCGCGGTGCGCACGGTCTATCACGTGTTGACGGGAGGCGAAATGTCGTCGCTCGAATTTTCGCCCATCCGCGGCGCCGACAGCACACGCCGCGCCGAGGTCACCATCGGCGACCGCACTCTGCGTCTCGCGGCTGTGAGCGGACTTCGTGCTGTCGGTCCCATACTCGACGCCATCCGAGCGGGTGAATCGCCCTACGATTTTATCGAGGTGATGGCCTGCCCGGGCGGCTGCGTGAACGGCGGCGGTCAGCCGCGCAGCGCCGATCCGGCGCGCGTGCGCAAGCGCACCGAGAGCATGTACGCGCTGGACCGCGACACACCCGTGCGTTGCTCTCATCACAACCAATCCATTCAACATCTCTACAACACCTTCCTCGAAGCGCCCGGCAGCCACCTCGCGCACAAACTGCTGCATACCGAATACATCGATCGGTCATCAGGAACAAGGAGCTAG
- a CDS encoding SpoIIE family protein phosphatase: MTSNRKQLFLFIFIAIVVVSVLEGMRDALVEGDSGVLVGQLIVLAIIGYVAWRSRETLQSARERYRQRFEESQDTLSVKDAALFSLSWSMEIYRGIPQDRKRLVKQAFLLIGLGMALVWLQLGSNGLTTLVLVGALVLAGVNLLVWVFSSERGERDRLRIELDTARHMQLSLMPTGDPCIRGYDIAGFCAPARDVGGDHFDYAHLGDGRFAVAVVDVAGKGMDAAMTAVFTSGAFVATVQVDTDVPRVMTTLNTAVRSRADRTRFVSFFLLALKPASGEVEYCNAGQTRPLLLRNGEVLEMHNKGAHFPLGLVDNPEYTATNVVLRPGDLLLLFTDGLSEAMNPAREIFGAERIAETLRGLAARDADAATCIATIRDDVTRHAAGAEQHDDVTLVVIRPLAAPVEETAAP; this comes from the coding sequence ATGACCTCGAACCGCAAACAGCTCTTCCTCTTCATCTTCATCGCCATCGTTGTGGTGAGTGTGCTCGAAGGCATGCGCGACGCGCTCGTGGAGGGCGATTCCGGCGTTCTCGTCGGGCAGCTCATCGTGCTCGCGATCATCGGCTACGTGGCATGGCGATCGCGAGAAACCCTGCAGAGCGCGCGCGAACGCTACCGGCAGCGCTTCGAAGAATCGCAGGACACGCTCAGTGTCAAGGACGCGGCGCTGTTCTCGCTCTCGTGGAGCATGGAGATCTACCGCGGCATCCCGCAGGATCGCAAGCGGCTCGTCAAACAGGCCTTCCTGCTCATCGGACTCGGCATGGCCCTCGTGTGGCTGCAGTTGGGGAGCAACGGACTCACAACGCTGGTACTCGTGGGCGCGCTGGTGCTCGCGGGCGTGAACCTGCTTGTGTGGGTGTTCTCGAGCGAGCGCGGAGAGCGCGACCGGCTGCGCATCGAACTCGACACCGCGCGTCACATGCAACTCAGTCTCATGCCCACCGGCGATCCCTGCATCCGCGGTTACGACATTGCGGGCTTCTGCGCGCCGGCGCGCGACGTCGGCGGAGACCACTTCGATTATGCGCACCTCGGCGACGGTCGTTTTGCCGTGGCAGTGGTGGACGTGGCGGGCAAGGGCATGGACGCGGCCATGACCGCCGTATTCACGAGCGGCGCATTTGTTGCGACCGTGCAGGTCGACACCGACGTGCCGCGTGTCATGACCACGCTCAACACCGCCGTGCGTTCGCGCGCCGACAGGACGCGCTTCGTCTCGTTTTTCCTGCTCGCGCTCAAACCCGCGAGCGGTGAGGTGGAATACTGCAACGCGGGGCAGACCCGGCCGCTCCTGCTCCGCAACGGCGAAGTGCTCGAAATGCACAACAAGGGGGCGCATTTCCCGCTCGGCCTCGTCGACAATCCCGAATACACTGCCACGAATGTCGTCCTCCGTCCGGGCGATCTCTTGCTCCTATTCACCGACGGCCTCTCCGAGGCGATGAATCCCGCGCGGGAGATCTTCGGCGCCGAGCGCATCGCCGAGACGCTCCGCGGTCTCGCCGCGCGTGATGCCGACGCCGCAACCTGCATCGCGACGATACGCGACGACGTGACGCGTCATGCCGCCGGAGCCGAGCAGCACGACGATGTGACACTCGTGGTGATCCGGCCGCTCGCGGCACCCGTCGAGGAAACCGCCGCGCCCTAG
- a CDS encoding zinc ribbon domain-containing protein produces MPMFEYICADCGEKYDILFKGSEKSDMIVCPACTSRNYTKKFSTFSASVSGAQYSSSDYGCASGTCGIPSASPCASGMCGLG; encoded by the coding sequence ATGCCGATGTTCGAATATATCTGCGCCGACTGTGGCGAGAAGTACGACATCCTTTTCAAGGGCAGCGAAAAATCCGACATGATCGTGTGCCCCGCCTGCACATCGCGCAATTACACAAAGAAGTTCTCCACCTTCTCCGCATCCGTGAGCGGCGCGCAGTATTCCTCGTCGGATTACGGCTGCGCATCAGGCACCTGCGGCATCCCGTCGGCCTCGCCCTGCGCCAGCGGCATGTGCGGGCTGGGATAA
- a CDS encoding response regulator gives MNKKILLIDDDIDLVEINRVALEAAGFEVASAYDSESGLEAFERFLPDVVFVDLVMEHPDSGFRLCRALDKHTHGSSVCIVMLTSAAHETGYRFSIETSEERKWIKADYYLEKPVSPTDLVHFLKEKILKPRGVPSH, from the coding sequence ATGAATAAAAAAATTCTTCTTATCGACGACGACATCGACCTTGTCGAAATCAACCGCGTGGCCCTCGAGGCCGCGGGATTTGAGGTCGCGAGCGCGTACGACAGCGAGAGCGGTCTCGAGGCCTTCGAGCGTTTTCTGCCCGACGTGGTGTTTGTGGATCTCGTGATGGAGCACCCGGATTCGGGCTTCCGGCTCTGCCGTGCTCTCGACAAACACACACACGGCTCATCGGTGTGTATCGTGATGCTGACCTCGGCGGCACACGAGACCGGCTACCGCTTCTCGATCGAAACCTCCGAGGAGCGCAAGTGGATCAAGGCCGATTATTACCTCGAGAAGCCGGTCTCCCCGACCGACCTGGTGCACTTCCTGAAGGAAAAAATACTCAAGCCGCGCGGCGTCCCTTCACACTAG
- a CDS encoding UvrD-helicase domain-containing protein — MIWNDLNTVQRDAVRTLDGPVMIIAGAGSGKTRVLAYRIAYLLQCGVPAHNILALTFTNKAAREMRERVELLIPGEDAKRIWMGTFHSTFARLLRRDAEKIGYHKSFSIYDTDDAQALVKSVMSDRGINTQQLSASAVRHAISAAKNKMMGPADLDADARDVFGRKVAEVFRDYEARLRSANAMDFDDLILQPIRLFDGHADVLGQYQKLFRFILVDEYQDTNQAQYQIVRRIASEHRNICVVGDDAQSIYAFRGADIRNILEFERDFAGAAVFRLEQNYRSTGNILRGADALIRKNPRQLPKTLWTENPEGDPISIVEVADETEEARRVVAAIQEEGRKRKLQLKDFALLYRTNAQSRALEDALRRNGIPYTIIGGVAFYRRKEVKDILAYLRVLVNPSDDEAVARVINYPLRGIGASSIAKLREYAAEQGGALFEVVLNAATVPGLGSAAVRRIGEFAALIQKYAGLRSKISAGELAASLVDELGIVGEFKQEGTPESRARLENVQELLSAITDFQTADGESTLEQFLAEASLVADVDALDGERNAVTLMTLHAAKGLEFPVVFLTGMEDGLFPSAQSIDRDEVDEERRLCYVGMTRAMQKLYMLHARTRIRWGERAPQIPSRFLGEVDPKSVARETRRARPAQTEFFPSHTARPAAPKKRTTTSEYSQAGGESYSQTDESFVIGTIVLHATFGRGRIMDLQGSGDMARALVHFESVGRKTLVLKFAGLTRAETY, encoded by the coding sequence ATGATCTGGAACGACCTGAATACCGTGCAGCGCGACGCAGTCCGCACCCTCGACGGCCCTGTGATGATAATCGCGGGCGCGGGAAGCGGCAAGACCCGCGTGCTGGCATACAGGATCGCGTACCTGCTTCAATGCGGCGTTCCCGCGCACAACATCCTTGCGCTGACCTTCACGAACAAAGCCGCGCGCGAGATGCGCGAGCGTGTGGAGCTGCTCATTCCCGGAGAAGATGCAAAGCGGATTTGGATGGGGACGTTCCATTCGACGTTTGCACGGCTGCTGCGTCGTGACGCGGAGAAAATCGGGTATCACAAGAGTTTTTCGATCTACGACACCGACGATGCGCAGGCGCTGGTGAAGTCGGTGATGTCGGACCGCGGCATCAATACGCAGCAATTGTCGGCTTCCGCAGTCCGGCATGCAATCAGCGCGGCGAAGAACAAGATGATGGGACCCGCCGACCTCGATGCCGACGCGCGCGACGTGTTCGGCAGGAAGGTGGCCGAAGTGTTCCGCGACTACGAAGCGCGGCTGCGTTCCGCCAATGCCATGGATTTCGACGACCTGATCCTCCAGCCGATTCGGCTCTTCGATGGACATGCCGACGTGCTCGGGCAGTATCAGAAGCTGTTCCGCTTCATCCTCGTCGACGAGTATCAGGACACGAATCAGGCGCAGTACCAGATCGTGCGACGCATTGCCTCGGAACACCGCAACATATGCGTCGTGGGCGACGATGCGCAGAGCATCTACGCGTTCCGGGGTGCCGACATCCGGAACATACTGGAGTTCGAGCGCGACTTCGCCGGGGCCGCGGTGTTCCGCCTCGAGCAGAATTACCGCTCGACGGGCAACATCCTGCGCGGAGCCGACGCGCTGATCCGCAAAAATCCGCGGCAGCTTCCGAAAACGCTGTGGACCGAGAATCCCGAGGGTGATCCGATCTCCATCGTGGAAGTTGCCGACGAAACCGAGGAGGCGCGGCGCGTCGTTGCCGCGATTCAGGAGGAGGGGCGTAAGCGAAAGCTGCAGCTCAAGGATTTTGCGCTGCTGTACCGGACCAACGCGCAGTCGCGCGCGCTCGAGGACGCTTTGCGCCGCAACGGCATCCCGTACACCATTATCGGTGGTGTGGCGTTTTACCGGCGCAAGGAGGTGAAGGATATTCTCGCCTATCTGCGCGTGCTTGTTAATCCGAGCGACGACGAGGCGGTGGCGCGCGTGATCAATTACCCCCTGCGCGGCATAGGCGCGAGCAGCATCGCGAAGCTGCGCGAGTACGCGGCCGAGCAGGGCGGGGCGCTGTTCGAAGTGGTGCTCAACGCGGCCACCGTGCCCGGGCTCGGTTCGGCAGCGGTGCGGCGCATCGGTGAATTTGCAGCGCTCATCCAGAAATACGCGGGTCTGCGCAGCAAAATTTCGGCCGGGGAATTGGCCGCCTCGCTGGTCGACGAACTCGGGATAGTGGGGGAATTCAAACAGGAAGGAACACCCGAATCGCGCGCGCGTCTCGAGAATGTGCAGGAACTCCTGTCTGCGATCACCGATTTCCAGACGGCCGACGGCGAATCCACACTCGAACAGTTCCTCGCCGAGGCATCACTCGTCGCGGATGTCGACGCGCTCGACGGCGAACGTAATGCCGTCACGCTTATGACGCTGCACGCCGCGAAGGGCCTCGAGTTTCCGGTCGTGTTCCTCACGGGAATGGAGGACGGGCTGTTCCCCTCCGCCCAGTCCATCGACCGCGACGAAGTCGATGAGGAGAGGCGCCTCTGTTATGTGGGCATGACGCGCGCCATGCAGAAGCTGTATATGCTGCACGCCCGCACGCGCATCCGCTGGGGCGAGCGGGCGCCACAGATCCCGTCGCGCTTTCTCGGGGAGGTGGATCCGAAATCTGTCGCACGCGAAACGCGCCGCGCCCGGCCCGCGCAGACGGAATTTTTCCCGTCACACACGGCGAGGCCGGCGGCCCCGAAAAAACGGACAACTACATCCGAATATAGCCAGGCCGGGGGCGAATCGTATTCCCAGACCGACGAGTCATTCGTGATCGGAACGATCGTGCTGCACGCGACCTTCGGCCGCGGACGCATCATGGACCTTCAGGGCTCGGGCGACATGGCGCGGGCTCTTGTGCACTTCGAGTCCGTCGGCCGCAAGACCCTCGTCCTGAAATTCGCCGGCCTGACCCGCGCCGAGACGTACTGA